The Girardinichthys multiradiatus isolate DD_20200921_A chromosome 24, DD_fGirMul_XY1, whole genome shotgun sequence genome has a window encoding:
- the LOC124861404 gene encoding adenylate cyclase type 8-like, whose protein sequence is MTDNHTTLKNGDCESARQTSDITFSANISPAHGLRRKRLLWQTAVRNIIDQHNLYSLRLAGGLERGRHRIIVTDAYIADVNRQIRNKTSRGNFWQKRRSSAGRVHPTTQRISVQTQVPQHLLTDADFFVSYGSAVRGIFIPTMQLTFKSADLELTYQQFSSAQRRTSLVVTNLIDVFIRLFISLVTWPTGWGGVACDWLTGLSVILWAGICGLSVTKKEVMTSPQWLRYLSVVTWVSQTVQVLVGVFSWAETDHSWYVFFTLFSIYTLLPLPLPWSITAGALTSSLHLLVDVWWHYSNQILIRRVFSKALLYLAMNTAGIFINYLSDRTQRQSFLETRRCIEGRVRLERENQRQERLVMSILPRFLVMEMIADMAAVDEYLLPQQFHKIYIHHYKDVSILFADIIGFTSLSLILSAQELVKTLNELFGRFDRLAEEHQCLRIKILGDCYYCVSGVPEPQRGHARCCVEMGLSMISTIRYVRRELEQELDMRIGVHSGSVLCGVLGLQKWQFDIWSWDVDIANCLEASGVPGQVHISQATLDCLGGIYETEQGHGQERNEFLRKHNINTYLIRPATWEETQPPKARRPSYDELTTWNAELPFGDILGMNFILATFTNGSLTQLPNHIAAQRSGSREVNKRIRQAMEVRSSELMRKEHITTFTQVFKDSQMEGKYSQIRDELFKSNMVCSFILLILLMAVQVLIPAPRWCPMVAQFIISGCVYFLLMLLTLGEEFKHCPAPLQSLCCWVHETKYARTVLMLTAITVNSVIASVNVLWCDWSESNFTEPLVTLPPSRWSDMNICTHPEFMVLSTVVAMVTCAVFLRLSCMLQLAFLLLTAGFYTYVIEIHSSQQLCRRGVCLVLMMMFVVAVLYNSRQLEAMARLDFLWRLQAAKEVEDMKEQREYNECLLLNILPAHVAQHFLERDTYNEELYALSYQRVGVLFASLPGFSDFYEQKELIHQHVECLRLLNHIISDFDELLDECYFQEVEKIKTIGSSYMAASGLSPDRQECEDAWHHLTELVLFALAMEETLRQINTQTGNQFQLRVGVAHGPVIAGVIGATKPQYDIWGATVNMASRMESTGVDGRIQVPESTSCILLERGFLRQLRGDIYVKGISERHGKVRTFLVSNRDERSSFVERGAGRGFSMNRNTLGAVVYSLVQARKREKLREQNGGFHLVEAS, encoded by the exons ATGACCGACAACCACACTACTTTGAAAAATGGCGACTGTGAGTCGGCGAGACAGACCAGTGACATCACCTTCAGCGCCAACATCAGCCCCGCCCACGGTCTACGAAGGAAACGTCTGCTGTGGCAGACCGCCGTGAGGAACATCATCGACCAGCACAACCTGTACTCTCTGAGGCTCGCCGGAGGACTGGAGCGAGGCAGACACCGCATCATCGTCACAGATGCCTACATTGCTGATGTCAACAG GCAGATTCGCAATAAGACGTCTCGTGGTAATTTTTGGCAGAAGCGTCGTTCATCCGCGGGTCGAGTTCATCCAACGACGCAAAGGATTTCTGTCCAAACACAAGTCCCACAGCATTTGCTCACTGACGCCGACTTCTTTGTGTCGTATGGATCAGCGGTCCGAGGCATCTTCATTCCTACGATGCAGCTAACGTTCAA GTCTGCTGACCTGGAGCTGACCTACCAGCAGTTTTCTTCAGCTCAGAGAAGAACCTCTCTGGTCGTCACCAACCTTATTGACGTCTTCATCCGACTGTTCATTTCTCTGGTGACATGGCCAACGGGCTGGGGGGGCGTGGCCTGTGACTGGCTGACCGGCCTGTCAGTCATTCTGTGGGCGGGGATCTGTGGGCTGTCAGTGACAAAGAAGGAGGTGATGACATCACCTCAGTGGCTCAG GTACCTGTCGGTGGTCACCTGGGTGTCTCAGACTGTCCAGGTGTTGGTTGGTGTTTTCAGCTGGGCTGAAACCGATCACTCCTGGTATGTCTTCTTCACTCTGTTCTCCATCTATACCCTGTTGCCCCTACCTCTGCCCTGGTCGATTACAGCAGGGGCATTAACCTCCTCCCTCCACCTCCTAGTGGATGTCTGGTGGCACTACAGCAACCAAATCCTGATCAGAAGG GTGTTCTCAAAGGCCTTGTTGTACCTGGCAATGAACACAGCAGGTATCTTCATTAACTACCTGTCTGACCGGACTCAGCGGCAGAGTTTTCTGGAGACCCGAAGATGTATCGAAGGACGAGTCCGACTGGAAAGGGAGAACCAAAGACAG GAGCGTTTGGTGATGTCCATCCTACCACGCTTCCTGGTTATGGAGATGATTGCTGACATGGCTGCAGTTGATGAATATCTGCTGCCTCAGCAGTTTCACAAAATCTACATCCACCACTACAAGGACGTCAG CATCCTGTTTGCAGACATCATCGGCTTCACGTCTCTCTCTTTGATTCTTTCGGCTCAGGAACTCGTTAAAACTCTCAATGAACTTTTTGGACGCTTTGACAGGCTGGCTGAG GAGCATCAGTGTTTGCGGATAAAGATCCTAGGCGATTGTTACTACTGTGTCTCTGGAGTCCCCGAACCTCAGCGAGGACATGCCcgctgctgtgtggagatggGCCTCAGCATGATCAGCACCATAcg GTATGTTCGTCGGGAGCTGGAGCAGGAATTGGACATGCGGATTGGCGTCCACTCAGGTTCTGTCCTCTGTGGTGTGTTGGGTCTTCAGAAGTGGCAGTTTGACATCTGGAGCTGGGATGTTGACATTGCCAACTGCCTGGAAGCTTCAGGAGTTCCAGG GCAGGTCCATATTTCACAGGCCACTCTGGACTGTCTGGGTGGGATCTATGAGACCGAACAGGGCCACGGCCAGGAGCGGAACGAGTTTCTACGAAAACACAATATTAACACATATCTGATCCGCCCAGCGACATGGGAGGAGACCCAACCCCCAAAAGCAAGGCGTCCAAGTTATGACGAACTGACAACTTGGAATGCCGAGTTGCCGTTTGGAGACATCCTGGGGATGAATTTT ATCCTCGCCACTTTCACCAATGGTTCACTGACCCAGTTGCCCAATCACATCGCAGCTCAGCGATCCGGTTCACGAGAAGTGAACAAGAGAATTCGTCAGGCAATGGAAGTTCGGAGCAGCGAACTAATGAGGAAAGAGCACATCACCACTTTCACTCAGGTGTTTAAGGACTCCCAAATGGAGGGAAAG TATTCTCAGATCAGAGATGAACTCTTCAAGTCCAACATGGTTTGTTCCTTCATCCTACTTATACTGTTGATGGCCGTCCAGGTGCTGATTCCGGCCCCAAG GTGGTGTCCGATGGTGGCACAGTTCATCATCAGTGGATGTGTTTACTTTCTGCTCATGCTGTTGACCCTAGGGGAGGAGTTTAAACACTGCCCCGCCCCTCTGCAGTCACTCTGCTGCTGGGTTCATGAAACCAAGTATGCACGAACAGTACTCATGCTAACTGCCATAACCGTCAACTCTGTGATCGCTTCTGTGAACGTT ctgtgGTGTGACTGGTCAGAATCCAACTTTACTGAACCCCTGGTAACTCTGCCCCCCTCCAGATGGTCAGACATGAACATTTGTACTCATCCAGAG TTCATGGTGCTGAGTACTGTGGTCGCCATGGTTACTTGTGCGGTGTTCCTCAGGCTGAGCTGCATGCTGCAGCTGGCCTTCCTGCTGCTGACCGCCGGCTTCTACACCTATGTCATTGAGATACACAG CTCCCAGCAGCTGTGTCGGAGGGGAGTTTGTCTTGTTCTCAtgatgatgtttgtggttgcagTCCTCTACAATAGCAGACAG CTGGAGGCAATGGCACGtctggacttcctgtggcgcctgCAGGCAGCGAAGGAGGTGGAGGACATGAAGGAGCAGAGGGAGTATAACGAGTGTCTGTTGCTCAACATCCTGCCGGCTCATGTAGCTCAGCACTTCCTGGAGAGAGACACCTACAACGAG GAGCTGTATGCTCTGTCATACCAGCGCGTTGGCGTCCTGTTCGCCTCTCTGCCGGGTTTCTCTGACTTCTACGAGCAGAAAGAACTCATCCATCAGCATGTCGAGTGTCTCCGCCTCCTCAACCACATCATCAGTGACTTTGATGAg CTGCTGGATGAGTGTTATTTCCAGGAGGTAGAGAAGATTAAAACTATCGGCAGCTCCTACATGGCAGCTTCAGGCCTCTCACCTGACCGACAG GAGTGTGAGGATGCCTGGCATCACCTCACTGAGCTGGTGCTGTTCGCTCTGGCCATGGAGGAAACTCTGAGGCAGATCAACACGCAGACTGGAAACCAGTTCCAGCTCCGAGTCG GGGTCGCTCACGGCCCAGTGATCGCAGGTGTGATTGGTGCCACCAAACCTCAGTACGACATCTGGGGGGCGACAGTGAACATGGCGAGCAGGATGGAGAGCACCGGGGTCGACGGGAGAATCCAG GTCCCAGAATCCACCAGCTGCATCTTGTTGGAGCGAGGCTTCCTACGGCAGCTCAGAGGGGACATTTATGTCAAAGGCATCAGTGAGCGTCATGGAAAG GTTCGGACGTTTCTTGTGAGCAATCGGGACGAGCGGTCCAGCTTTGTGGAGCGTGGCGCTGGGCGGGGCTTCAGCATGAACAGGAACACGCTGGGAGCTGTGGTCTACAGTCTGGTCCAGGCCAGGAAGAGGGAGAAGCTGAGGGAGCAGAATGGAGGCTTCCACCTGGTGGAGGCGTCGTAG
- the xdh gene encoding xanthine dehydrogenase/oxidase, translating to MEAMQDTTSVSRTMAETQNRTGSDELIFFVNGRKIVERNADPEMTLLTYLRRKLGLTGTKLGCAEGGCGACTVMLSRYQPHSQQILHHAVNACLAPLCSLHLVAVTTVEGIGSVARKLHPVQERIARSHGSQCGFCTPGIVMSMYALLRNNPTPKMADVEDAFQGNLCRCTGYRPILEGYKTFTVDGGCCGGKGKNGCCMTNGNEAFQNSKDDTEEATSLYNTADFEPYDPTQEVIFPPELMNLSKCQSSSRSLCFHGERTTWLQPESLEEFLLLKWKHPDARVVVGNTEVGIEVKFKNLVYPVILAPGLITELNAVTHSEDGIVFGAACTLSHMGAVLKEAVQSLPPHQTEVFQAVLEQLRWFAGQQIRNVAAVGGNIMTASPISDLNPVFMAADCKLTLMDKDGSREVQMDDRFFTGYRKTAAQPQEILLSIHIPYSKKSQFISAFKQSPRREDDISIVTAAMSVIFYPGTDIVKDLRLSYGGMAPVTVLATKTANRLLGRQWGEQLLQVACSSLAEEMNLDPSAPGGMVMYRRTLTLSLFYKFYLTVLQKLRLQGLSVEEVRSEYLRATEIYHPETPSSVQVYQAVPEGQSTDDVVGRPIMHLSALKQATGEAVYCDDVPLYENELYLALITSTKAHAKILSVDVSAAERLPGVVCCLFASDVPGSNITGTRRDETVFADGQVTCVGHIIGAMVADTQLHAQRAAKAVKIQYEELKPVVTIQEAIVAKSFYEPIRTIQSGDLETGFKQADHILEGEIHIGGQEHFYLETNVTLAVPRGEDGEMELFISSQSPSDSQSLVANALGVPANRVLVRVKRMGGGFGGKESRTTMLSTVVAVAANKLKRPVRCMLDRDEDMLITGGRHPFYGKYKVGFLQTGKVVALDVAFYSNAGNSMDLSLAIMERALFHMENSYCIPNVRGQGFLCRTNLPSNTAFRGFGGPQGMMVAENWITDVAHSLGCSAEEVRRLNLYSEGESTPYNQVLHGLTLDRCWDECLSRSEYEQRQAAANLFNSQNRWTKRGLAIVPTKFGISFTATFLNQAGALVHIYRDGSVLLTHGGTEMGQGLHTKMVQVASRVLGIPCSKIYISETSTNTVANSSPTAASASSDLNGAAVHNACETLLKRLERYKTKNPEGSWEDWVKAAYLDRVNLSANGFYKTPDLGYSFDTNSGRVFNYYSYGVACSEVEIDCLTGAHKNLRTTIVMDVGHSLNPAIDIGQVEGGFMQGQGLFTLEELHYSPQGVLLTRGPGSYKIPAFGDIPTQLTVSLLRDAPNDKAIFASRAVGEPPLFLASSVFYAIKDAIRAARAESGMTGPFRLDSPASAERIRNACCDQFTKLCPPAEPGTFSPWSVQV from the exons ATGGAGGCGATGCAGGACACCACCAGCGTGAGCAGGACCATGGCTGAAACTCAGAACCGGACCGGGTCTGATGAGCTCATCTTCTTTGTGAATGGAAGGAAG ATTGTTGAAAGGAACGCTGACCCTGAGATGACCCTGCTGACGTACCTGAGGAGAAAAT TGGGTCTAACAGGAACCAAACTGGGCTGTGCTGAAGGGGGATGTGGCGCCTGCACCGTCATGCTGTCCAGATACCAGCCACACTCCCAGCAGATCCT TCATCACGCTGTCAACGCCTGCCTCGCCCCGCTGTGCTCCCTACACCTGGTTGCCGTGACAACAGTGGAGGGAATAGGGAGCGTGGCGAGAAAGCTACATCCTGTACAG GAACGGATTGCTAGGTCTCATGGCTCACAGTGTGGTTTCTGCACACCGGGAATCGTCATGTCCATGTATGCGCTGCTGAGAAACAACCCCACACCAAAGATGGCCGACGTGGAGGACGCCTTCCAAG GAAATCTGTGCCGCTGTACTGGATACAGACCTATTCTAGAGGGATACAAGACATTCACAGTG GATGGGGGATGTTGTGGAGGCAAAGGGAAAAATGGCTGCTGTATGACCAATGGGAACGAAGCTTTCCAAAACTCAAAGGACGATACCGAG GAGGCCACATCTCTCTACAACACGGCAGACTTTGAGCCTTACGACCCCACACAGGAAGTCATCTTCCCTCCTGAACTTATG AATTTGTCTAAGTGTCAAAGTTCATCACGTTCTCTATGTTTCCATGGAGAGCGGACAACATGGCTGCAGCCGGAGAGTCTGGAGGAGTTTCTGCTCCTGAAGTGGAAACATCCTGATGCTCGAGTGGTGGTGGGAAACACTGAAGTGG GTATCGAAGTCAAATTTAAGAACCTGGTGTACCCAGTGATCCTGGCTCCGGGTTTAATCACTGAGCTGAATGCAGTGACGCACTCTGAGGACG GTATCGTATTTGGGGCAGCATGTACTCTGAGTCACATGGGGGCCGTGTTGAAGGAGGCAGTGCAGAGTCTTCCTCCACATCAGACTGAGGTCTTCCAGGCAGTCTTGGAGCAGCTACGATGGTTTGCAGGACAGCAGATCCGTAATGTAGCT GCTGTAGGAGGAAACATCATGACAGCTAGTCCCATTTCAGACCTCAACCCTGTTTTTATGGCAGCAGACTGTAAACTCACTCTGATGGACAAAG atggcagtCGGGAGGTTCAGATGGATGATCGCTTCTTCACAGGTTACAGGAAGACAGCTGCACAACCTCAGGAGATCCTGCTCTCCATACACATTCCCTACAGCAAGAAG AGTCAGTTCATCTCAGCCTTCAAGCAGTCCCCTCGCCGCGAGGATGACATCAGCATCGTCACCGCTGCAATGAGCGTCATTTTCTATCCTGGGACTGATATCGTTAAAGACCTGAGGCTGAGTTATGGCGGCATGGCACCAGTGACGGTGCTGGCCACAAAGACGGCGAACAGACTCCTGGGAAG GCAGTGGGGGGAGCAGCTTCTTCAGGTGGCTTGCTCCTCATTGGCTGAAGAGATGAACCTTGACCCCTCTGCACCTGGTGGTATGGTGATGTACCGGCGAACCCTGACCCTAAGCCTTTTCTACAAGTTCTACCTGACggttctgcagaagctcagattGCAG GGTCTCAGTGTGGAGGAGGTTCGATCAGAGTATCTAAGGGCCACCGAGATTTACCATCCAGAGACACCGTCCAGTGTTCAGGTCTACCAG GCAGTGCCAGAGGGGCAGAGCACAGACGATGTGGTGGGTCGTCCCATAATGCACCTGTCAGCCCTGAAGCAGGCCACAGGTGAGGCGGTTTACTGTGACGATGTGCCTCTCTACGAGAATGAGCTCTACCTGGCCCTCATCACCAGCACCAAGGCTCACGCTAAGATACT CTCTGTAGACGTATCAGCGGCAGAGCGGCTTCCTGGAGTCGTCTGCTGTCTTTTTGCCAGTGATGTTCCTGGCAGCAACATAACTGGAACGAGACGAGATGAGACGGTCTTTGCCGACGGCCAG GTCACCTGTGTTGGTCACATCATTGGTGCCATGGTGGCTGATACTCAGCTTCATGCTCAGAGAGCTGCCAAAGCTGTGAAGATCCAGTATGAAGAGCTAAAGCCTGTTGTCACCATCCAG GAAGCCATCGTTGCCAAGTCCTTCTATGAACCAATCAGAACCATCCAGAGTGGAGATCTGGAAACAGGGTTTAAACAAGCTGACCACATACTGGAGG GTGAGATTCATATTGGAGGTCAGGAGCATTTTTACCTGGAGACAAATGTCACTCTGGCTGTTCCCCGAGGAGAAGACGGGGAAATGGAGCTCTTTATTTCAAGTCAATCCCCTTCTGATTCTCAG TCTCTTGTAGCGAACGCCCTGGGGGTCCCAGCAAATAGGGTGCTGGTACGAGTCAAGAGGATGGGTGGAGGGTTTGGAGGAAAAGAAAGTCGAACCACCATGTTGTCCACTGTTGTGGCTGTGGCAGCAAATAA GCTGAAGAGACCTGTCAGATGTATGCTGGACAGAGATGAGGATATGCTGATCACTGGAGGTCGACACCCCTTTTATGGGAAATACAAA GTTGGTTTCCTACAGACTGGTAAGGTGGTTGCTCTGGATGTGGCTTTCTACAGTAATGCTGGAAACTCCATGGATCTCTCTCTGGCA ATTATGGAGCGTGCTCTGTTTCACATGGAAAATTCATACTGTATACCAAACGTGCGAGGCCAAGGCTTCCTTTGTCGCACTAACCTGCCATCCAACACAGCCTTTAGGGGCTTTGGAGGTCCACAAGGAATGATGGTCGCTGAGAACTGGATCACAGATGTGGCTCATAGTCTGGGCTGCTCAGCTGAGGAG GTTCGGCGGTTGAACCTGTACTCAGAGGGTGAGTCAACGCCCTACAACCAGGTCCTGCATGGGCTCACACTGGATCGCTGCTGGGACGAGTGTCTTTCAAGGTCTGAATATGAACAACGGCAAGCTGCTGCCAATCTCTTTAACAG cCAGAACCGGTGGACCAAACGAGGACTCGCAATAGTGCCAACAAAGTTCGGCATCAGCTTTACAGCCACCTTCCTCAATCAG GCTGGTGCTCTAGTTCACATCTACAGAGACGGTTCTGTGTTGTTGACTCATGGAGGGACTGAGATGGGTCAGGGACTCCACACCAAGATGGTCCAG GTAGCCAGCAGGGTTCTGGGTATTCCCTGTTCAAAGATTTACATCTCAGAGACCAGCACCAACACTGTGGCTAACTCCAGCCCCACCGCTGCCTCTGCATCCTCTGACCTCAACGGGGCGGCCGTGCACAATGCCTGCGAGACGCTGCTGAAGCGCCTGGAACGGTATAAGACCAAGAACCCTGAAGGATCTTGGGAGGACTGG GTGAAGGCTGCTTACTTGGACAGAGTCAACCTCAGTGCAAACGGCTTTTACAA gactcCAGATCTGGGTTACAGCTTTGATACAAACTCAGGCAGAGTTTTCAACTACTACAGTTACGGAGTGGCTTGTTCAGAGGTGGAGATTGACTGTCTGACTGGAGCTCACAAG AACTTGAGAACCACTATAGTGATGGATGTAGGTCACAGTCTAAATCCAGCCATCGACATCGGACAG GTTGAGGGGGGCTTCATGCAGGGTCAGGGCCTCttcactctggaggagctccatTATTCCCCACAGGGGGTCCTCCTCACTAGGGGTCCTGGTTCCTATAAGATTCCAGCCTTTGGTGACATTCCCACTCAGCTCACTGTGTCGCTGCTCCGTGATGCTCCCAATGATAAGGCCA